One Corynebacterium tuberculostearicum DNA window includes the following coding sequences:
- a CDS encoding DUF445 domain-containing protein, whose protein sequence is MTHRADEGLESAAASALEPASSGAAPVPQAGNQEARRADLRRWKAIALSFLIGAAVIFLGCSWWQASESGAPVWVGYVRAAAEAGMVGGLADWFAVTALFRRPLGLPIPHTALIPNNKDRVGDALSDFVEENFLTADALSAKVREAELPLWLARQGVEPGKAEEVSAWIGERAASVVEDLDPEEAEQFIRTQVMDRLAEPEWGPPLGRLLEGYIADGKARPLEDDLIEWAHGKILSMEPTVVTAIDERMPGWAPRFAREMVGEKVYTELVEFADEVRRNGNHEARLAIRRNLSKLASDLQWDEDMRGRIEGIKQEMLASDQAQQAPAAMWRTVSTTLIDQLNDPESFLRQKITAKVKELAHRLLEDSEFLAQANALVDKAARYAVEKFAPEIIAIIPETIKRWDAEEASHNIELMVGKDLQFIRLNGTIVGSLAGLVIFAINHLIFGA, encoded by the coding sequence ATGACGCACCGCGCGGACGAAGGCCTCGAATCGGCAGCCGCATCGGCACTGGAGCCGGCATCGTCGGGTGCTGCTCCCGTTCCGCAGGCTGGCAACCAGGAGGCGCGGCGGGCGGATCTGCGCCGTTGGAAAGCGATTGCGCTGTCGTTCCTGATTGGTGCGGCGGTGATCTTTTTGGGGTGTTCGTGGTGGCAGGCGTCGGAAAGCGGGGCTCCCGTCTGGGTGGGCTACGTGCGCGCAGCGGCGGAGGCCGGCATGGTGGGCGGTCTGGCGGACTGGTTTGCGGTGACCGCGCTATTCCGCCGGCCGTTGGGGCTGCCCATCCCGCATACGGCGCTGATTCCGAATAATAAGGACCGCGTGGGCGATGCCTTAAGTGACTTTGTGGAGGAGAACTTCCTTACCGCGGATGCGCTTAGCGCCAAGGTGCGGGAGGCGGAGCTGCCGCTATGGCTGGCACGCCAGGGTGTGGAGCCCGGCAAGGCGGAGGAGGTCTCCGCGTGGATTGGCGAGCGCGCCGCCAGCGTGGTGGAGGATCTCGACCCCGAAGAGGCAGAGCAATTCATCCGCACCCAAGTCATGGACCGCCTGGCCGAACCAGAGTGGGGCCCACCGCTGGGTAGGTTGCTGGAGGGCTATATTGCTGACGGCAAGGCTCGTCCGCTGGAAGACGACCTCATTGAGTGGGCGCACGGCAAGATTCTGAGCATGGAGCCCACCGTGGTCACCGCCATCGACGAGCGCATGCCGGGATGGGCGCCGCGCTTTGCCCGCGAGATGGTGGGGGAGAAGGTCTATACCGAGCTCGTAGAATTCGCCGATGAGGTGCGCCGCAATGGCAACCACGAGGCCCGCCTGGCCATTCGCCGCAACCTGTCCAAGCTGGCCTCGGATCTGCAGTGGGACGAGGACATGCGCGGGCGCATTGAGGGCATCAAGCAAGAGATGCTCGCCTCCGACCAAGCCCAGCAGGCACCGGCGGCCATGTGGCGCACGGTATCCACCACGCTTATTGACCAGCTCAATGACCCAGAGTCCTTCCTGCGCCAGAAGATTACGGCGAAGGTAAAGGAGTTGGCGCACCGCCTGCTCGAGGACTCCGAGTTCTTGGCCCAGGCCAATGCGCTCGTGGACAAGGCCGCGCGCTACGCGGTGGAGAAATTCGCGCCGGAAATTATCGCGATTATCCCGGAGACCATCAAGCGTTGGGATGCGGAGGAAGCCTCCCACAATATCGAGCTCATGGTGGGCAAGGACCTGCAGTTTATTCGTTTAAACGGCACTATCGTCGGTTCCCTGGCAGGATTGGTGATATTCGCGATCAACCACCTTATCTTTGGTGCTTAG
- a CDS encoding replication initiation protein, which produces MILSNDSSPGTLTGARVGTPSRVRQDCAGLDDTPASQLDREKLLQHLGRDALHGSISRDFQSAYRVVVDEETGKKRSVPRLYRTDSEKLGRCEYVMLTNKQYSAVMVIDVDQPGESGGHPVHLNAYVKSVIFALVQRGIGPAWAGINPLSGKAQFIWLIDPVYTGKNKHSSNMELLKATSQELGALLAHDPHFAHRFSRSPFYTGKSVEAYRWYHQHDRVIRLQDFLRQVREMAGHPQYGKNMRQQFSSGRELINAVKARREEAQAFKALAEDVENEIGAGLDQYDPELIDGVRVLWISQGCAARDERECLMVCVWVPNLHEEMDQNDYCGTTRSGR; this is translated from the coding sequence ATGATTCTATCTAATGATTCCTCTCCGGGCACTTTGACCGGTGCGCGTGTTGGTACGCCATCTAGAGTGCGCCAGGATTGCGCAGGTCTAGATGATACTCCGGCAAGTCAGCTTGACCGGGAAAAACTTCTCCAGCATCTTGGGCGTGATGCGCTACACGGTTCTATCAGCCGTGACTTTCAAAGTGCTTACCGTGTCGTGGTAGATGAAGAAACCGGTAAGAAGCGCAGCGTTCCGAGACTTTATCGCACTGATTCGGAGAAACTCGGTCGATGTGAATACGTCATGCTGACGAATAAGCAATATTCTGCGGTTATGGTTATTGATGTTGACCAGCCCGGAGAATCTGGAGGCCATCCAGTTCATCTCAATGCTTATGTTAAAAGCGTTATCTTCGCCCTTGTCCAGCGAGGCATTGGGCCAGCATGGGCCGGGATTAATCCGCTAAGTGGTAAAGCTCAGTTTATTTGGCTGATTGACCCGGTGTATACCGGCAAAAATAAGCATTCCAGCAATATGGAGCTGCTAAAAGCTACGAGCCAGGAGTTAGGCGCTCTTCTCGCACATGACCCGCACTTTGCGCACCGTTTTAGTCGTAGTCCTTTTTATACTGGTAAGTCAGTAGAGGCATATCGCTGGTATCACCAACACGATCGCGTCATTCGCCTCCAGGACTTTCTAAGGCAGGTGCGTGAGATGGCTGGACACCCTCAGTACGGTAAAAACATGCGTCAGCAATTTAGCTCTGGTCGTGAACTCATCAATGCAGTGAAGGCTCGTCGAGAAGAAGCCCAAGCCTTCAAAGCTCTTGCAGAAGATGTTGAAAACGAAATAGGCGCAGGACTTGATCAATATGACCCAGAACTGATCGACGGCGTCCGTGTCCTTTGGATTAGTCAAGGGTGCGCGGCCCGTGATGAAAGAGAGTGTCTGATGGTTTGTGTGTGGGTTCCCAACCTGCATGAGGAGATGGACCAGAATGACTACTGTGGCACGACGAGATCCGGCCGATAA
- a CDS encoding IS256 family transposase, with protein MTTVARRDPADKAKIDAIEKKLLANPEIAKLIDDLGTSTTDANDLVRGMLQASITRGLNAEMDAHLGYESGDRSGKAAAGTDNHRNGSYTKTVDSNYGPVTVDIPRDRTGTFIPTMVPKGSRRLTDVDDMIVSLYAGGMTIRDIQHHMATAMRVDISHETISAVTDAVLDEVMVWQNRQLDEFYPVIFLDALRIKVRDGGRVVNKSAYMAIGVDLDGIKHILGLWIAKEEGASFWAQVCANLSNRGVKDVFIVCCDGLKGLPEAVEATWPNSMVQTCIVHLIRAANRWVAYGDRRAVSAALKKVYTATDESTARAALAEFEASELGEKYPRSVKVWQDAWARFVPFLQFPPAARKVIYTTNSIESFNNELRKATRNRVQFTNDESALKTLWLMICNIEDKRAAKRAKQGKRVSRTAGRLMEGARVSGWKQAINQMAVAYPDRFDKYL; from the coding sequence ATGACTACTGTGGCACGACGAGATCCGGCCGATAAGGCCAAGATTGATGCGATTGAAAAGAAGCTGCTTGCTAACCCTGAAATCGCGAAACTGATTGACGACCTAGGCACGTCCACAACGGATGCCAATGACCTGGTTCGCGGCATGCTGCAAGCCTCGATTACTAGGGGTTTGAATGCCGAGATGGATGCCCACCTCGGCTACGAGTCTGGTGATAGGAGCGGCAAAGCTGCAGCTGGGACAGACAATCACCGCAACGGGTCGTACACAAAGACCGTGGATTCTAACTACGGGCCGGTCACCGTGGATATCCCCAGAGACAGGACTGGGACGTTTATCCCAACTATGGTCCCTAAAGGCTCGAGACGTTTAACTGATGTCGATGACATGATTGTCAGCTTGTACGCCGGTGGGATGACAATCAGGGATATCCAGCACCACATGGCAACGGCGATGCGGGTTGATATCTCCCATGAGACGATTTCAGCGGTTACTGACGCCGTCTTGGATGAGGTTATGGTCTGGCAAAACCGCCAGCTAGATGAGTTCTACCCGGTCATTTTCCTGGACGCGCTGCGCATTAAAGTCCGCGATGGCGGCCGGGTAGTCAACAAGAGTGCGTACATGGCAATCGGTGTGGACCTTGACGGCATCAAACACATTTTAGGATTGTGGATTGCCAAAGAAGAAGGCGCTTCATTTTGGGCGCAGGTATGCGCCAATCTTTCTAACCGTGGTGTCAAAGACGTCTTTATCGTCTGCTGTGACGGGCTGAAAGGCCTACCAGAAGCAGTCGAGGCAACCTGGCCGAACTCTATGGTGCAAACCTGTATCGTGCACCTGATACGTGCCGCGAACCGGTGGGTAGCCTACGGGGATCGCCGGGCTGTATCAGCCGCGTTGAAGAAGGTCTACACCGCCACAGACGAGTCCACAGCTAGGGCTGCTTTAGCCGAATTCGAGGCTTCCGAGCTGGGTGAGAAGTATCCCCGCTCAGTCAAGGTCTGGCAGGACGCGTGGGCGCGGTTTGTCCCGTTTCTGCAGTTCCCACCAGCAGCTAGGAAGGTGATCTATACGACGAACTCCATTGAATCTTTTAACAATGAGCTGCGTAAAGCTACTCGCAACAGGGTGCAGTTCACCAACGATGAATCAGCCCTAAAGACGCTGTGGTTGATGATCTGCAATATTGAAGACAAGCGAGCCGCCAAGAGAGCAAAGCAAGGTAAACGAGTCTCAAGAACAGCCGGCAGACTCATGGAAGGAGCCCGAGTATCCGGCTGGAAACAAGCCATCAACCAAATGGCCGTGGCCTACCCCGACCGCTTCGACAAATACCTATAA
- a CDS encoding heavy-metal-associated domain-containing protein, whose protein sequence is MASNNYQVTGMTCGHCEMSVREEVGEIPGVQDIQVSAQTGKLNVTAEGEIDDAKVLAAVEEAGYSAVRV, encoded by the coding sequence ATGGCTTCGAACAATTACCAGGTGACGGGCATGACCTGCGGGCACTGCGAGATGTCGGTCCGCGAGGAAGTCGGTGAGATCCCCGGCGTCCAGGACATCCAGGTCAGCGCGCAGACCGGCAAGCTTAACGTCACCGCCGAGGGCGAGATTGACGATGCCAAGGTCCTCGCGGCGGTCGAGGAGGCCGGCTACTCGGCGGTGCGTGTCTGA